A genomic region of Anaeromyxobacter sp. contains the following coding sequences:
- the gcvPB gene encoding aminomethyl-transferring glycine dehydrogenase subunit GcvPB, translating to MEPGAGQARTPLAPGLGGAVQGIAFEEPLVFEHGSRGRCGVALPAAPGPEVASDLPPGLVRGPVEGLPELSELETVRHFTRLSAWNHGIDTGFYPLGSCTMKYNPKSSEALARLPGFANVHPLAPAELVQGALELMYQLERALSEIAGMDATTLSPAAGAQGELCGLMVIRAWHEAHGNPRKKVLIPDTAHGTNPASAALNGYTCVQLASGPDGRLHPEAVAAAMDQDVAAIMITNPNTLGIFESHIAEIAAIVHAKGGLVYGDGANMNALLGVARPGDMGFDVIQYNLHKTFATPHGGGGPGSGPVAVKATLAPFLPLPVVVKEGEGYRLVTEVAERPGTVGKLREFWGNFGMFVRAWAIIREYGPEGLKATGELAVLNANYARARLKGTYNLPYETDSLHEVVFDDKAQKATGVTTMDVAKRLIDHGFHPPTIYFPLVVHGALMIEPTETESKEAIDAFVDAMLAIAAEAVADPEAVKAAPLKPVRARLDETRAARRPVLRWTPGMKVE from the coding sequence ATGGAGCCGGGCGCTGGCCAGGCCCGGACGCCGCTGGCCCCCGGGCTGGGCGGCGCGGTGCAGGGCATCGCCTTCGAGGAGCCGCTGGTCTTCGAGCACGGCTCCAGGGGGCGCTGCGGCGTGGCGCTCCCCGCCGCGCCCGGGCCCGAGGTGGCCTCCGACCTGCCGCCCGGGCTGGTGCGCGGCCCGGTGGAGGGCCTGCCCGAGCTCTCCGAGCTGGAGACGGTGCGCCACTTCACGCGCCTGTCGGCCTGGAACCACGGCATCGACACCGGCTTCTACCCGCTCGGCTCCTGCACCATGAAGTACAACCCGAAGTCGAGCGAGGCGCTGGCCCGCCTGCCGGGCTTCGCCAACGTCCACCCGCTGGCCCCGGCCGAGCTGGTCCAGGGCGCGCTCGAGCTGATGTACCAGCTGGAGCGGGCCCTCTCCGAGATCGCCGGCATGGACGCCACCACCCTCTCCCCGGCGGCCGGCGCCCAGGGCGAGCTGTGCGGCCTGATGGTGATCCGCGCCTGGCACGAGGCCCACGGCAACCCGCGCAAGAAGGTGCTCATCCCGGACACCGCCCACGGCACCAACCCGGCCTCGGCGGCGCTCAACGGCTACACCTGCGTGCAGCTGGCCAGCGGCCCGGACGGCCGGCTCCACCCCGAGGCGGTGGCGGCCGCCATGGACCAGGACGTGGCCGCCATCATGATCACCAACCCCAACACCCTGGGGATCTTCGAGAGCCACATCGCCGAGATCGCCGCCATCGTGCACGCCAAGGGGGGGCTGGTGTACGGCGACGGCGCCAACATGAACGCCCTGCTGGGCGTGGCCCGGCCCGGCGACATGGGCTTCGACGTCATCCAGTACAACCTGCACAAGACCTTCGCCACGCCGCACGGCGGCGGCGGCCCGGGCTCCGGCCCGGTGGCGGTGAAGGCCACCCTGGCGCCCTTCCTGCCGCTGCCGGTGGTGGTCAAGGAGGGCGAGGGCTACCGGCTGGTGACCGAGGTGGCCGAGCGGCCCGGCACGGTGGGCAAGCTGCGCGAGTTCTGGGGCAACTTCGGCATGTTCGTGCGCGCCTGGGCCATCATCCGCGAGTACGGCCCGGAGGGGCTCAAGGCCACCGGCGAGCTGGCGGTGCTCAACGCCAACTACGCCCGGGCCAGGCTCAAGGGCACCTACAACCTGCCGTACGAGACCGACTCGCTGCACGAGGTGGTCTTCGACGACAAGGCGCAGAAGGCCACCGGCGTGACCACCATGGACGTGGCCAAGCGGCTCATCGACCACGGCTTCCACCCGCCCACCATCTACTTCCCGCTGGTGGTCCACGGGGCGCTCATGATCGAGCCCACCGAGACCGAGTCGAAGGAGGCCATCGACGCCTTCGTGGACGCCATGCTGGCCATCGCCGCCGAGGCGGTCGCCGATCCGGAGGCCGTCAAGGCGGCGCCGCTGAAGCCGGTGCGGGCGCGGCTCGACGAGACCCGGGCGGCGCGCAGGCCGGTGCTGCGCTGGACGCCGGGGATGAAGGTGGAGTGA
- a CDS encoding pirin family protein, with protein sequence MPERIQQDVITPVLTSDGAGVRLKRSIATERLDHLDPFFLFDHFGSEDAADYLAGFPMHPHRGIETITYMLDGSVSHRDSLGNSGVIGAGDVQWMTAGSGILHEEMPRAGPRRLDGFQVWVNLPRALKMTAPRYQDVPAASIPEVARPDGARVRVVAGAVEGVTGAVREIFAGPTYLDVRLPAGGAFEQPVALGHTAVLYVFEGEVAVGGAVAARGGGVRGPRLIILGDGDVVRAHAVGGPARFLLLSAQPLGEPAVRYGPFVMNTAEEIQQALAELRQGTFVKVGAAGAGGAR encoded by the coding sequence ATGCCGGAACGGATCCAGCAGGACGTCATCACCCCGGTGCTGACCAGCGACGGCGCCGGGGTGCGGCTCAAGCGCTCCATCGCCACCGAGCGGCTCGACCACCTCGACCCGTTCTTCCTCTTCGACCACTTCGGCTCGGAGGACGCCGCCGACTACCTGGCGGGCTTCCCGATGCACCCCCACCGGGGCATCGAGACCATCACCTACATGCTGGACGGCAGCGTCTCGCACCGCGACAGCCTGGGGAACTCCGGGGTCATCGGCGCCGGCGACGTGCAGTGGATGACCGCCGGCAGCGGCATCCTGCACGAGGAGATGCCCAGGGCCGGGCCGCGCCGGCTGGACGGGTTCCAGGTCTGGGTGAACCTGCCGCGGGCGCTCAAGATGACCGCGCCGCGCTACCAGGACGTGCCGGCCGCCTCCATCCCCGAGGTGGCGCGCCCCGACGGCGCCCGGGTGCGGGTGGTGGCGGGCGCGGTGGAGGGCGTGACCGGGGCGGTCCGCGAGATCTTCGCCGGCCCCACCTACCTCGACGTGCGCCTGCCGGCCGGCGGCGCCTTCGAGCAGCCGGTGGCGCTCGGCCACACCGCGGTGCTCTACGTCTTCGAGGGCGAGGTGGCGGTGGGCGGGGCGGTGGCGGCGCGGGGCGGCGGCGTCCGCGGCCCCCGGCTGATCATCCTCGGCGACGGCGACGTGGTCCGCGCCCACGCCGTCGGCGGCCCGGCGCGCTTCCTGCTGCTCTCCGCGCAGCCGCTGGGGGAGCCGGCCGTCCGCTACGGCCCCTTCGTCATGAACACCGCCGAGGAGATCCAGCAGGCCCTGGCCGAGCTGCGCCAGGGGACCTTCGTCAAGGTGGGCGCGGCCGGCGCCGGGGGCGCGAGGTAG
- the ccsA gene encoding cytochrome c biogenesis protein CcsA, producing MGPPGTTSGPAAPEALLLLLQAAAACHALALVAALLRPRLARWPLLAGVALQLAWSLWRGLLIGFLPLTNKAESFAGAALAVGLTGALAFRPARAYLVPLLLVLGAALAASLAFPQGLHWPPPLMRTIWYPTHVPLSFLAYGTWVAAAAAGLAWFTDRDPGWLALIDRLALWGFALWSLSMICGGVWGVVAWGAWFLWDPKVVWSVILWFHSATFVHVRLTPSLVARPWVRPALALVGFGLLFVAYVGTSFFFGTGSHAFG from the coding sequence ATGGGCCCACCCGGCACGACCAGCGGACCAGCGGCGCCCGAGGCGCTGCTGCTCCTCCTCCAGGCGGCCGCCGCCTGCCACGCGCTGGCCCTGGTGGCGGCGCTGCTGCGGCCGCGGCTGGCCCGCTGGCCCCTGCTGGCCGGCGTGGCGCTCCAGCTCGCCTGGTCGCTCTGGCGCGGCCTGCTCATCGGCTTCCTGCCGCTCACCAACAAGGCCGAGTCCTTCGCCGGCGCGGCGCTGGCGGTGGGCCTCACCGGCGCGCTGGCCTTCCGGCCGGCGCGCGCCTACCTGGTCCCGCTGCTGCTGGTGCTGGGCGCGGCCCTGGCCGCCTCGCTGGCCTTCCCGCAGGGGCTGCACTGGCCGCCCCCGCTGATGCGGACCATCTGGTACCCCACCCACGTGCCGCTCTCCTTCCTGGCCTACGGCACCTGGGTGGCCGCGGCGGCGGCGGGCCTGGCCTGGTTCACCGATCGCGATCCCGGCTGGCTGGCGCTGATCGACCGGCTGGCGCTGTGGGGCTTCGCCCTCTGGTCGCTCTCCATGATCTGCGGCGGCGTCTGGGGCGTGGTCGCCTGGGGGGCCTGGTTCCTCTGGGACCCCAAGGTGGTCTGGTCGGTCATCCTCTGGTTCCACTCGGCCACCTTCGTGCACGTGCGGCTCACCCCGTCCCTGGTGGCCCGGCCCTGGGTGCGCCCGGCGCTGGCGCTGGTCGGCTTCGGCCTGCTCTTCGTGGCCTACGTGGGCACCTCCTTCTTCTTCGGCACGGGCAGCCATGCCTTCGGCTAG
- a CDS encoding methylglyoxal synthase has product MDEVTRIPMRERKHVVLIAHDSRKPDLLAWVEYNKEVLREHHLFGTGTTGGLVAAATGLPVTRFRSGPLGGDQQVGAKIAEGDLDVLIFFWDPLEPQPHDPDVKALLRLAVLYNIPTACNRSTADFLVAAPLFHEPYDRQVEDHAAVRQAFLEARLAK; this is encoded by the coding sequence ATGGACGAGGTGACCCGCATCCCCATGCGCGAGCGCAAGCACGTGGTGCTGATCGCGCACGACTCGCGCAAGCCCGACCTGCTGGCCTGGGTCGAGTACAACAAGGAGGTGCTGCGCGAGCACCACCTGTTCGGCACCGGCACCACCGGCGGCCTGGTGGCCGCCGCCACCGGCCTGCCGGTGACCCGCTTCCGCTCCGGCCCGCTGGGCGGCGACCAGCAGGTGGGGGCCAAGATCGCCGAGGGCGACCTCGACGTGCTGATCTTCTTCTGGGACCCGCTGGAGCCCCAGCCGCACGATCCGGACGTGAAGGCGCTGCTCCGCCTGGCGGTGCTCTACAACATCCCCACGGCCTGCAACCGCTCCACCGCCGACTTCCTGGTGGCGGCGCCCCTCTTCCACGAGCCCTACGACCGCCAGGTGGAGGACCACGCGGCGGTGCGCCAGGCCTTCCTGGAGGCGAGGCTGGCCAAGTAG
- a CDS encoding energy transducer TonB encodes MNHLGPTLRRARRKDRSGWRALLALALSVAFNLALLSQLDAGWLGLGQAPESRPVDLAPLAAADWEANRAIGGEPRPAARAIPAPPPAPRPPPPASAGQVVEVAPSLDSTPPKETQFLSDRNNTVAKETRSRFARPGFGQVAPVPTAAVAAAGGAPKGAGGKAAQERAGAEGAAAAARVAAAATPEGLPLPAGVGGEEVARAAAEAARTSAEAGQGGARAAGRFDPRLSVPSETFARLLGGPAPDHLDGVEEGDGTYLNTREFKYATYFNRIKQAVSGTWTPQHALDLRDPDRTMYAFKDRVTLLAVTLDDAGGVKDLAVQRSSGVDFLDRTALDAFRKAQPFNNPPPGLVDGRGEIRFTFGFYLEVGRSGFRITRGASP; translated from the coding sequence ATGAACCACCTCGGACCCACCCTCCGGCGCGCACGGCGCAAGGACCGCTCAGGCTGGCGGGCGCTCCTGGCGCTCGCCCTGTCGGTGGCCTTCAACCTGGCCCTGCTGTCGCAGCTCGACGCCGGCTGGCTGGGGCTCGGCCAGGCTCCCGAGAGCCGGCCGGTGGACCTGGCGCCGCTGGCCGCGGCCGACTGGGAGGCCAACCGGGCCATCGGCGGCGAGCCCCGCCCGGCGGCGCGAGCCATCCCTGCGCCCCCGCCCGCCCCGCGCCCGCCCCCGCCGGCCTCGGCGGGCCAGGTGGTCGAGGTGGCGCCGTCGCTCGACAGCACCCCGCCCAAGGAGACCCAGTTCCTCAGCGACCGGAACAACACCGTGGCGAAGGAGACCCGCTCCCGCTTCGCCCGGCCCGGCTTCGGCCAGGTGGCGCCGGTGCCCACCGCCGCGGTGGCCGCCGCCGGTGGCGCGCCCAAGGGGGCGGGCGGGAAGGCAGCGCAGGAGCGGGCCGGCGCGGAGGGGGCCGCGGCGGCTGCCAGGGTGGCGGCGGCTGCGACGCCCGAAGGGCTGCCCCTCCCGGCGGGGGTGGGCGGCGAGGAGGTGGCCCGCGCCGCCGCCGAGGCCGCCAGGACCAGCGCCGAGGCCGGGCAGGGCGGCGCGCGCGCGGCGGGGCGCTTCGACCCGCGCCTCTCGGTCCCCTCCGAGACCTTCGCCAGGCTGCTGGGCGGCCCGGCCCCGGATCACCTCGACGGCGTGGAGGAGGGCGACGGCACCTACCTCAACACCCGCGAGTTCAAGTACGCCACCTACTTCAACCGCATCAAGCAGGCGGTCTCCGGCACCTGGACCCCGCAGCACGCGCTCGACCTGCGCGATCCCGACCGGACCATGTACGCCTTCAAGGACCGGGTCACCCTGCTGGCGGTGACGCTCGACGACGCCGGGGGCGTGAAGGACCTGGCGGTGCAGCGCTCCAGCGGCGTGGACTTCCTGGACCGGACCGCGCTCGACGCCTTCCGCAAGGCCCAGCCCTTCAACAACCCGCCGCCGGGGCTGGTGGACGGCCGCGGCGAGATCCGCTTCACCTTCGGGTTCTACCTGGAGGTGGGGCGATCCGGCTTCCGCATCACCCGCGGCGCCTCGCCCTGA